One Brassica napus cultivar Da-Ae chromosome C2, Da-Ae, whole genome shotgun sequence DNA window includes the following coding sequences:
- the LOC106378626 gene encoding disease resistance protein RBA1 codes for MRVFSTTDVHQVFFNYRGEELRYSFVSHLIDAFERHGIDFFVDKYEQRGKDLKDLFARIEESKIALAIFSARYAESSWCMDELVKMKKLADQRKLQIIPIFYKVNARDVRKQTGEFGENFWTLAKASSGDQIKKWKEALECVSDKMGLSLKDKRYFPLTLNTHSHSH; via the coding sequence ATGCGAGTATTCTCTACCACGGATGTCCATCAAGTGTTCTTCAATTACCGAGGAGAGGAACTGCGTTACAGCTTCGTTAGTCATCTCATTGATGCTTTTGAAAGGCATGGAATCGATTTCTTCGTTGACAAATACGAGCAGAGAGGCAAAGATCTCAAAGATCTCTTTGCAAGGATTGAAGAGTCGAAGATCGCGCTGGCCATCTTCTCTGCCCGGTATGCAGAATCAAGCTGGTGCATGGACGAGCTGGTGAAGATGAAGAAACTTGCGGATCAAAGAAAGCTCCAAATAATCCCAATCTTCTACAAAGTGAATGCAAGAGACGTAAGGAAACAGACAGGCGAGTTTGGTGAGAACTTTTGGACGCTCGCGAAAGCTTCTAGTGGAGATCAGATCAAGAAGTGGAAGGAAGCCTTGGAGTGTGTCTCCGACAAGATGGGTTTGTCATTGAAAGACAAGAGGTACTTCCCACTCACACTCAATACTCACTCACATTCACACTAG
- the LOC106378625 gene encoding uncharacterized protein LOC106378625 — protein sequence MWYIWKNRNDKIYQNKDGNPKEILRKAKVESTLWSEAHVLGPNQYANAQPGVTGQLVEHTKVCYVDGAWREQDVFTGQGWYCRMRGTSDMMMGAMNLRRSLSPLHAECEALIWAMKCMKTLQFSDVVFVTDCSQLVKIVSSPEDWPAFATHMEEFSRSKTFFPSFKITHIPRVQNTMADKLARGARSSPYAMLYVDSTPPVWLPEPMVSS from the coding sequence AtgtggtatatatggaaaaataGAAATGACAAGATTTATCAGAATAAGGATGGGAATCCTAAGGAAATCTTACGCAAAGCGAAAGTTGAGAGTACCCTTTGGTCTGAGGCACATGTATTGGGTCCAAACCAGTATGCAAATGCCCAACCAGGGGTCACTGGACAATTAGTGGAGCATACAAAAGTGTGCTATGTCGATGGGGCTTGGCGGGAGCAAGATGTCTTCACTGGACAGGGTTGGTACTGTCGAATGAGGGGAACATCGGACATGATGATGGGGGCAATGAATCTCCGACGAAGCTTATCACCTCTACATGCAGAATGTGAGGCTTTGATTTGGGCTATGAAGTGCATGAAGACCCTGCAGTTTTCAGACGTAGTGTTCGTgacagattgttctcaactggtgaagattGTGTCGTCACCTGAGGATTGGCCAGCGTTTGCTACACATATGGAAGAATTCAGCCGTAGTAAGACTTTCTTTCCTAGTTTCAAGATCACACATATTCCAAGGGTACAAAACACTATGGCAGACAAGCTTGCACGTGGTGCAAGGAGTTCTCCCTATGCTATGTTATATGTTGATTCAACACCACCGGTTTGGCTACCTGAACCGATGGTCTCCTCTTAG